A stretch of Xenopus laevis strain J_2021 chromosome 8S, Xenopus_laevis_v10.1, whole genome shotgun sequence DNA encodes these proteins:
- the LOC121397747 gene encoding protein RD3-like isoform X1 yields MNFELKMSFFGWMKWPTKESDKVAQYTGSDGVTKTLLRELQWHLGERERLLNEIENEQKIQKTGMDYYWLRNELGIKASIPVTEQKQLEIMCSQIQPCHTGTVLSRFREVLAENNVLPWEIVYIFKQVLKDFLSSMDKEKEQVRIMDMWNSDCSVNFMPGETPTVSHKEEIPTVSSYVDRNTQSLFPIFSHRIWNLPYYYPPN; encoded by the exons ATG AATTTTGAGCTCAAAATGTCGTTCTTTGGTTGGATGAAATGGCCAACAAAAGAGTCTGATAAAGTTGCACAATATACTGGATCAGACGGTGtaacaaaaacatta ttaagggaacTTCAATGGCACCTAGGGGAGCGAGAAAGATTATTGAACGAGATTGAAAATGAacagaaaatccaaaaaacagGAATGGATTACTACTGGCTCAGGAATGAACTTGGCATAAAAGCAAGCATCCCTGTTACAGAACAAAAGCAGCTTGAGATTATGTGCTCTCAGATTCAGCCATGTCACACGGGCACAGTACTTAGCAG GTTTCGAGAGGTCCTGGCAGAAAACAATGTGCTGCCTTGGGAAATAGTTTACATATTCAAACAAGTTTTAAAGGATTTTCTGAGTTCCATGGATAAAGAAAAAGAACAGGTGAGGATCATGGATATGTGGAACTCAGACTGTTCTGTCAACTTCATGCCTGGAGAGACCCCAACTGTTTCCCACAAGGAGGAAATCCCGACAGTGTCCAGTTATGTCGACAGAAACACACAGAGCTTATTTCCCATTTTTTCTCACAGAATCTGGAACCTGCCATATTATTATCCACCCAACTAA
- the LOC121397747 gene encoding protein RD3-like isoform X2 — MSFFGWMKWPTKESDKVAQYTGSDGVTKTLLRELQWHLGERERLLNEIENEQKIQKTGMDYYWLRNELGIKASIPVTEQKQLEIMCSQIQPCHTGTVLSRFREVLAENNVLPWEIVYIFKQVLKDFLSSMDKEKEQVRIMDMWNSDCSVNFMPGETPTVSHKEEIPTVSSYVDRNTQSLFPIFSHRIWNLPYYYPPN, encoded by the exons ATGTCGTTCTTTGGTTGGATGAAATGGCCAACAAAAGAGTCTGATAAAGTTGCACAATATACTGGATCAGACGGTGtaacaaaaacatta ttaagggaacTTCAATGGCACCTAGGGGAGCGAGAAAGATTATTGAACGAGATTGAAAATGAacagaaaatccaaaaaacagGAATGGATTACTACTGGCTCAGGAATGAACTTGGCATAAAAGCAAGCATCCCTGTTACAGAACAAAAGCAGCTTGAGATTATGTGCTCTCAGATTCAGCCATGTCACACGGGCACAGTACTTAGCAG GTTTCGAGAGGTCCTGGCAGAAAACAATGTGCTGCCTTGGGAAATAGTTTACATATTCAAACAAGTTTTAAAGGATTTTCTGAGTTCCATGGATAAAGAAAAAGAACAGGTGAGGATCATGGATATGTGGAACTCAGACTGTTCTGTCAACTTCATGCCTGGAGAGACCCCAACTGTTTCCCACAAGGAGGAAATCCCGACAGTGTCCAGTTATGTCGACAGAAACACACAGAGCTTATTTCCCATTTTTTCTCACAGAATCTGGAACCTGCCATATTATTATCCACCCAACTAA